The Klebsiella aerogenes KCTC 2190 region GGAAATCAAAGAACTGGTTGAACTGGGTATTCAGGTTGGCGTAGTGATTGGTGGCGGTAACCTGTTCCGTGGTGCTGGTCTGGCGAAAGCGGGTATGAACCGCGTTGTGGGCGACCACATGGGCATGCTGGCAACGGTCATGAACGGCCTGGCAATGCGTGATGCGCTCCATCGCGCCTATGTGAACGCTCGCCTGATGTCCGCAATCCCGCTGAACGGCGTGTGTGACAACTATAGCTGGGCGGAAGCGATTAGCCTGCTGCGTAACAATCGCGTGGTGATCCTCTCCGCAGGTACCGGCAACCCATTCTTTACTACCGACTCCGCAGCCTGCCTGCGCGGTATTGAAATCGAAGCCGACGTGGTGCTGAAAGCGACCAAGGTTGACGGCGTGTTTACCGCTGACCCGGCGAAAGATCCTTCCGCCACCATGTACGATCAGCTGACCTACGGCGAAGTGCTGGATAAAGAGCTGAAAGTGATGGATCTTGCCGCCTTCACCCTGGCGCGCGACCACAAACTGCCGATTCGCGTATTTAACATGAACAAGCCTGGCGCGCTGCGTCGTGTGGTGATGGGCGAAAAAGAAGGCACATTGATTACGGAATAATTCCCGTCGGCGCTAATTCCGGGTAATATTCCGCTTTACTTTAGCGGGGAAGTTGCCCGGTTAATTGAATTAATCCGGACTATACTTAGCTCACTTTTGCGGTGAGCGACCGTGTGGTCTGTCTGAGACAAGTTTTCAAGGATTCGTAACGTGATTAGCG contains the following coding sequences:
- the pyrH gene encoding UMP kinase, yielding MATNAKPVYKRILLKLSGEALQGSEGFGIDASILDRMAQEIKELVELGIQVGVVIGGGNLFRGAGLAKAGMNRVVGDHMGMLATVMNGLAMRDALHRAYVNARLMSAIPLNGVCDNYSWAEAISLLRNNRVVILSAGTGNPFFTTDSAACLRGIEIEADVVLKATKVDGVFTADPAKDPSATMYDQLTYGEVLDKELKVMDLAAFTLARDHKLPIRVFNMNKPGALRRVVMGEKEGTLITE